Proteins found in one Methylobacter sp. S3L5C genomic segment:
- the kaiC gene encoding circadian clock protein KaiC, producing the protein MSNTQQTELNKIQTGIRGLDDITNGGLPRGRGTLLAGGPGCGKTVIALQILVYGAKHGEPGIFVTFEEDSSHIINNASAFGWSLPELEGHKLFFLDAKPRPDIVCAGQFDLSSLLASLKVKADQMTAKRIVFDSIDVLLSLLDDPLAERRELFRLNDWLISSGLTGIITCKNNDSCQSRLDYQDFMQYMVDCMIFLRHDVDNRLAHRTMRIIKYRGSSFNSREAALLLGDTGAEVIAFTLSLPQLSASTERISSGIDRLDSMLGSGYYRGSAVVLSGAPGTAKTTLCGCFLLAACERGERSLFIGFDEPAQEIVRNLRSVGIDLGPYVDSGLLHIQSLRSSVSGTEEHMGMVRRLIETYQPRCLVIDPLSAIVNSHSNDEALRRMPEQLLALTKSTGITMVCTSLLASNNDALNEDTNIHISTVADTWIHISYAMLAGERNRALTIVKSRGTEHSNQVRELILNSSGVSLADVYQAGGEVLMGTARWQKETAEKATEDLLLASVVHKRRAIELAQAEVNARVEVLQVELAVKEAELKLLLATEDTRVKLSNLSRDELWSKRSGDDLKPSSENWHIDQEF; encoded by the coding sequence ATGTCCAACACGCAACAGACTGAACTTAACAAAATCCAGACAGGTATTCGCGGGTTGGATGATATTACCAACGGTGGCTTGCCCAGAGGTCGGGGCACTTTGCTCGCCGGTGGCCCAGGTTGTGGCAAGACGGTAATAGCCTTACAAATACTGGTTTATGGAGCGAAGCATGGTGAGCCGGGCATTTTTGTCACCTTCGAAGAAGATTCCTCACATATTATTAACAACGCCAGTGCCTTTGGTTGGAGTTTGCCTGAACTGGAAGGACATAAACTCTTTTTTCTTGATGCCAAACCGAGACCTGACATTGTTTGTGCCGGACAGTTCGATCTCTCTAGCCTACTCGCTTCGCTCAAGGTCAAAGCCGATCAGATGACGGCCAAGCGTATCGTTTTTGATTCCATTGACGTACTATTGTCGCTACTTGATGATCCGCTAGCCGAACGTCGCGAGTTATTCCGCTTGAATGACTGGCTGATATCAAGTGGATTAACCGGTATTATTACCTGTAAGAATAATGACTCCTGTCAGTCAAGGCTCGACTATCAGGATTTTATGCAGTATATGGTTGATTGCATGATCTTCCTGCGTCATGATGTGGATAACCGACTTGCCCACCGCACCATGCGTATTATCAAATATCGTGGCTCCAGCTTTAATTCTAGGGAAGCAGCCTTATTGTTGGGTGATACCGGTGCCGAGGTTATCGCTTTCACGCTATCGTTACCCCAACTAAGCGCCAGTACCGAGCGTATCTCCTCCGGCATAGATCGGCTCGACAGTATGCTGGGAAGCGGTTACTATCGGGGTTCTGCCGTGGTGCTAAGCGGCGCTCCCGGCACAGCAAAGACTACCCTCTGCGGTTGTTTCCTGCTTGCCGCATGCGAGCGCGGAGAACGCTCTCTTTTTATCGGATTTGACGAACCGGCGCAGGAAATTGTTCGTAATCTGCGTTCGGTAGGCATTGATTTGGGACCGTATGTCGATAGCGGTTTACTGCATATTCAATCGCTTCGTAGTAGCGTGAGCGGAACAGAAGAGCATATGGGAATGGTACGTAGGCTTATCGAAACCTATCAACCACGTTGCCTTGTGATTGATCCACTATCCGCCATCGTCAATAGTCATAGCAATGACGAGGCTCTCAGACGCATGCCTGAACAATTGCTGGCGTTGACCAAGTCAACCGGCATTACCATGGTATGTACCAGTTTACTGGCTTCTAATAACGACGCGCTGAACGAAGATACCAATATTCATATATCTACGGTGGCAGATACCTGGATACATATCAGTTACGCCATGCTCGCCGGCGAACGAAACCGGGCTCTAACCATTGTTAAATCACGCGGTACAGAACATTCCAATCAGGTACGGGAGCTAATCTTAAATTCGAGTGGCGTATCTTTGGCCGACGTCTATCAGGCAGGCGGTGAGGTATTGATGGGCACAGCCCGCTGGCAAAAAGAGACTGCTGAAAAAGCGACCGAAGATCTGTTATTGGCAAGCGTCGTTCACAAACGTCGGGCCATCGAACTGGCTCAAGCGGAGGTTAACGCACGCGTCGAAGTCTTGCAGGTTGAATTGGCCGTCAAGGAAGCGGAGTTAAAGTTGTTATTGGCGACTGAAGATACCCGTGTCAAACTATCTAATCTATCGCGCGATGAATTGTGGAGCAAACGCAGTGGCGATGACTTGAAGCCCTCATCGGAAAACTGGCACATCGACCAGGAGTTCTAG
- a CDS encoding transketolase family protein, with product MSIKPLAMRDVLLDRIWQAMAEDHKIFFTSADFGSPILDKIRADFPERFVNVGIAEQNLINVSVGLALEGYTVFAYAIAPFITMRCYEQIRVSLALLSEVRPLNVNLIGVGAGYSYVVSGPTHQCYEDITLMRALPNFRVLSPADHVSAGALFDRCISTLGPKYLRLDAQVLPVIYETVAPDLDVGFHIHQRGKSICLVATGYMLHTALKVAERLAVTGHSVGVIDLFDISNFAADQLQNALLSYSGIVTLEEGFRGRGGVDAMLFEFIARRGLNARMLNIGVEGAYHFELGSRAELHEQVGIGPEFVLRNVTTFIQSLPK from the coding sequence ATGAGCATCAAACCACTCGCCATGCGCGATGTACTGCTTGATCGCATTTGGCAAGCTATGGCGGAAGATCATAAAATTTTCTTCACCAGTGCTGATTTTGGCTCCCCAATTCTAGACAAAATTCGCGCTGATTTTCCTGAGCGTTTCGTTAATGTAGGAATCGCTGAACAAAATTTGATCAACGTTTCAGTTGGCTTGGCACTGGAAGGTTACACTGTCTTTGCTTATGCCATTGCTCCATTTATTACCATGCGCTGTTACGAGCAAATTCGCGTCAGCTTGGCGCTACTCTCAGAAGTACGTCCCCTTAACGTCAATTTGATTGGGGTTGGCGCTGGTTATAGCTATGTAGTGTCCGGCCCCACGCATCAGTGTTACGAAGATATTACCCTGATGCGTGCGTTACCCAATTTTAGAGTACTTTCACCCGCCGATCATGTCAGTGCAGGTGCTCTTTTTGATCGTTGCATAAGCACTCTGGGCCCTAAATATTTGCGGCTTGATGCCCAAGTATTACCCGTAATTTATGAGACAGTCGCCCCAGATCTGGATGTCGGCTTTCATATCCATCAACGTGGTAAAAGTATCTGTCTGGTGGCAACCGGCTATATGCTACATACCGCCCTAAAAGTCGCAGAAAGGCTTGCTGTTACCGGACATTCGGTCGGCGTTATAGACCTTTTTGATATTTCCAATTTTGCTGCCGACCAACTTCAGAACGCTCTCTTATCTTATTCCGGTATCGTCACGCTTGAAGAAGGCTTTCGCGGGCGAGGCGGCGTTGATGCCATGCTCTTTGAATTTATTGCCCGACGTGGCCTAAACGCACGCATGCTTAATATCGGCGTCGAAGGGGCTTACCATTTCGAACTCGGATCGCGTGCTGAACTGCACGAACAGGTAGGAATCGGTCCTGAATTTGTATTACGTAACGTGACGACGTTTATCCAATCACTTCCAAAATAA
- a CDS encoding IS3 family transposase — protein MTITAGETIHCDQRPLRDYQPPHKLTAIERAEVLIVANSDEFGHLPPSQIVPRLADQGSYLASESTFYRILREEKQLTHRRSERPAQTRTKPRAACATAPNQLYSWDITYLPSLIRGQFFYLYLFVDIFSRKIVGWQVYEEENSALAGELLRDLCHREGIQAEQLILHSDNGSPMKGSTMLATLQQLGVMPSFSRPSVSNDNPYSESLFKTLKYRPNYPLKPFADVTEARQWVTSLVEWYNHEHRHSAIRFITPAQRHEGLDDKLLDNRKVVYEAARAKHPQRWTGSSRNWEKIQTAHLNPDKV, from the coding sequence TTGACAATTACCGCAGGTGAGACGATTCACTGCGATCAACGCCCCTTGCGTGACTATCAACCGCCACACAAACTAACAGCAATCGAGCGTGCCGAGGTGCTGATCGTCGCTAATTCAGATGAATTTGGTCATCTGCCACCGAGTCAGATCGTGCCACGACTGGCCGACCAAGGTAGCTATCTGGCGTCTGAGTCGACCTTCTATCGCATCCTGCGCGAGGAAAAACAGCTTACCCATCGGCGTAGCGAACGTCCGGCTCAAACACGAACAAAGCCACGCGCGGCATGTGCTACAGCACCTAATCAACTGTACAGTTGGGACATTACTTATCTGCCATCACTGATCCGTGGACAGTTTTTCTATCTGTATCTATTTGTTGATATTTTCAGCCGAAAGATCGTCGGTTGGCAGGTGTATGAAGAAGAAAACAGCGCCTTGGCTGGCGAATTGTTACGTGATCTCTGTCATCGTGAAGGGATACAGGCAGAACAGCTTATCCTGCATTCTGACAACGGCAGTCCGATGAAGGGATCGACTATGCTGGCGACCTTGCAACAACTGGGTGTCATGCCTTCGTTTAGTCGGCCATCGGTTAGCAACGATAATCCGTACTCAGAATCGTTGTTTAAGACCTTGAAATATCGTCCTAACTATCCGCTAAAGCCGTTCGCCGATGTTACGGAAGCGCGTCAGTGGGTCACAAGCTTAGTGGAATGGTACAACCATGAGCATCGTCACAGCGCTATTCGGTTTATTACTCCAGCGCAACGCCATGAAGGCTTGGACGACAAGCTTCTGGATAACCGTAAAGTCGTCTACGAAGCAGCACGTGCTAAACATCCGCAACGCTGGACTGGAAGTTCCCGTAATTGGGAAAAAATCCAGACAGCCCACCTTAACCCAGACAAGGTCTAA
- a CDS encoding bifunctional diguanylate cyclase/phosphodiesterase, whose amino-acid sequence MTKNIMLIDTLNRESFEKQLTRIENSPADLMMNGIDAVLTHEGPVLSCDAHLAITKSEARYRHLINRIAALIVELTPTGEILYTNEAITLITGFSTEELIFCNWLDLLLPLQESTHLNLLPQQFLENGELNAFKTRILTGDGSRKIISWNSAHVLGTNELVERIIYFGIDVTEQVLAEQELSIAAIAFESQEGMMVADANGLILRVNNAFVTITGYSAEEVIGKHTRTLQSGHHNVDFYAEMWRIITSTSMWFGEIWNRRKNGESYTSYQSITAVKDTNGIVSHYVSTLTDITASHLAAEEIKNLAFYDPLTHLPNRRLLIDRLKQALISSTRTDLEGAVLFIDLDYFKALNDTHGHAIGDLLLKQVAQRLTSCVRECDTVSRLSGDEYVVVLVNLNKNSVVAAAQTESIGRKILAALTRPYQLDKHHYHCTASIGATLFNVTHSDTEELLQQADIAMYEGKRTGRNKLCFFDQQMQDTISARVALENELHLAIKRGQFQLYYQIQVDSSGCPLGAEALIRWLHPEHGLVSPQQFIPLAEEKGLILLIGQWVLETACAQLKAWQQECNTSNLTLSVNVSAHQFRQANFVNQVLATINRYAINPGLLKLELTESIFLSEINDTVIVMDTLRKIGIRFSLDDFGTGYSCLQYLKQLPFDQLKIDRSFVRDITANSSDKTIVSTIIAMAHSLELDVIAEGVETEEQQQILLEKGCVYYQGYLFGKPLPIEQFNVLLLKT is encoded by the coding sequence ATGACTAAGAACATAATGTTAATTGATACCCTGAATCGGGAAAGTTTCGAAAAGCAGTTAACCAGGATCGAAAATTCTCCTGCTGATCTGATGATGAATGGTATCGATGCAGTGCTAACCCACGAAGGGCCGGTATTGAGTTGTGATGCACATTTAGCCATAACCAAATCTGAAGCTCGTTATCGCCATCTCATCAACCGGATAGCAGCTCTTATTGTAGAGCTTACTCCGACCGGTGAGATTCTCTATACCAACGAGGCCATAACGCTTATTACCGGATTTTCAACCGAGGAGTTAATATTCTGCAACTGGTTAGATCTGCTGTTGCCACTTCAGGAATCGACACACCTCAATTTATTGCCCCAACAATTTCTTGAAAATGGTGAATTGAATGCTTTCAAAACCCGCATCCTGACAGGAGATGGAAGTCGGAAAATTATTTCCTGGAATTCGGCTCATGTTCTTGGCACCAATGAGCTTGTTGAACGGATAATTTATTTCGGTATTGATGTTACCGAGCAGGTGCTCGCTGAGCAGGAATTAAGTATTGCGGCTATCGCCTTTGAATCACAGGAAGGCATGATGGTCGCTGATGCCAATGGCCTGATTTTGCGGGTAAACAACGCCTTCGTTACTATCACCGGCTATAGCGCTGAAGAGGTCATAGGTAAGCATACACGAACACTCCAATCTGGACACCATAATGTGGACTTTTATGCCGAGATGTGGCGGATTATTACTAGTACCAGTATGTGGTTTGGCGAAATATGGAATCGGCGCAAAAATGGTGAAAGCTATACGAGTTATCAGTCCATTACTGCAGTGAAAGACACCAACGGTATCGTCTCCCATTACGTTTCAACACTCACCGATATCACTGCAAGTCATCTGGCTGCAGAGGAAATTAAGAATCTGGCATTCTATGATCCGCTTACCCACCTGCCCAACAGGCGGTTACTTATCGATCGGCTAAAACAAGCATTAATTTCTAGCACGCGTACCGACCTTGAAGGGGCTGTACTATTTATCGACTTGGACTATTTTAAGGCTCTCAACGATACTCACGGTCATGCCATAGGTGACTTGCTGCTAAAACAAGTTGCACAACGTTTAACCTCTTGTGTGCGCGAATGCGACACCGTATCCCGCCTGAGTGGTGATGAGTATGTGGTAGTTTTGGTAAATCTGAATAAAAATAGTGTAGTAGCTGCGGCCCAGACCGAAAGCATAGGCAGAAAAATTCTGGCCGCTCTTACACGGCCCTACCAACTTGACAAGCATCACTATCACTGCACCGCCAGCATTGGCGCAACATTATTCAATGTTACCCATTCCGACACAGAGGAACTGCTGCAACAAGCCGACATTGCCATGTATGAAGGCAAAAGAACCGGCCGCAACAAACTGTGTTTCTTCGACCAGCAAATGCAGGATACTATTAGCGCTCGTGTGGCGCTAGAAAATGAATTACACCTCGCCATTAAGCGCGGACAATTTCAATTATACTACCAAATCCAAGTGGACAGTTCGGGATGTCCATTAGGGGCAGAGGCGCTTATCCGTTGGCTACATCCTGAACATGGCTTGGTCTCTCCCCAACAATTTATTCCGTTAGCGGAAGAAAAAGGCTTGATCCTGCTCATTGGACAATGGGTACTGGAAACGGCTTGCGCCCAACTTAAGGCATGGCAGCAAGAGTGCAACACCAGCAATCTTACACTGTCCGTGAACGTCAGTGCTCACCAGTTCCGTCAGGCTAATTTTGTCAATCAAGTACTGGCGACTATAAATCGATATGCTATTAATCCTGGCTTGCTCAAACTGGAACTAACAGAAAGCATTTTTCTGTCAGAAATTAACGATACGGTTATCGTTATGGACACATTAAGAAAAATCGGTATCCGGTTCTCATTAGACGACTTTGGTACCGGCTATTCATGCTTGCAATACCTTAAGCAGTTGCCATTTGATCAATTGAAAATTGACCGGTCCTTTGTACGTGATATTACTGCCAATAGCAGTGATAAAACGATTGTGAGCACCATCATTGCCATGGCACACAGTTTGGAACTGGATGTTATTGCCGAAGGGGTGGAGACTGAAGAACAGCAACAAATTCTCTTGGAAAAAGGCTGCGTCTATTATCAAGGCTATTTATTTGGCAAGCCGTTACCCATTGAGCAGTTTAATGTATTACTGCTGAAGACTTGA
- a CDS encoding GDP-L-fucose synthase, whose translation MNKTAKIFVAGHTGLIGSAVVRRLQSEGFSNLLLANHTDLELTDTGAVARFFDKHLPGYVVLAAGRVGGIIENQTYPADFMNANLAIQLNVLKAAHETGVRKLILFASSCMYPRECPQPMAETALLSGQPEPTSLAYAISKLAGLQMCLAYNQQYGEQRFIPVIPNSAFGPNDNFDPKSGHVLSSLIRRFHESQLTGAQSLTLWGSGTPRREFIHTDDIADACIALLTGNTTTLTLPLNLGTGKDFSIRELAESIARVIGYTGAIEWDTNKPDGAPRKLLDSSRLRGFGWQPVVDFEKGLQDTYQWYLDNTLSKEPAHES comes from the coding sequence ATGAATAAAACAGCTAAAATTTTTGTCGCCGGGCATACCGGCTTAATTGGTTCAGCGGTTGTTCGACGCTTGCAAAGCGAAGGTTTTTCCAATTTGCTATTGGCTAATCATACGGATCTGGAACTGACCGATACCGGAGCAGTTGCTCGTTTTTTTGACAAGCATTTACCTGGCTATGTGGTATTGGCGGCAGGAAGAGTCGGTGGCATTATCGAGAACCAGACCTATCCGGCTGACTTTATGAACGCCAATCTGGCTATTCAATTAAATGTACTTAAAGCAGCTCACGAAACGGGCGTTCGCAAACTGATTTTGTTTGCCTCATCGTGCATGTATCCGCGCGAATGTCCGCAACCCATGGCAGAGACCGCTTTACTATCGGGACAGCCTGAACCGACCAGCTTGGCCTACGCAATTTCAAAGCTGGCCGGTCTACAAATGTGTCTTGCCTATAACCAACAATACGGCGAGCAACGTTTTATCCCCGTGATTCCTAATAGTGCTTTTGGCCCCAACGACAACTTTGACCCAAAGTCCGGCCACGTCCTCTCGTCTCTGATTCGGCGCTTCCATGAGTCACAACTAACGGGCGCCCAGAGTTTGACGCTGTGGGGAAGTGGTACACCGCGACGTGAGTTTATTCATACCGATGATATCGCCGATGCCTGTATTGCGCTGCTTACCGGCAACACAACCACGCTGACACTGCCCCTGAATTTGGGAACCGGCAAAGACTTTTCCATTCGTGAATTGGCAGAATCCATTGCCCGTGTCATTGGCTACACCGGCGCCATAGAATGGGATACCAACAAGCCGGATGGAGCACCCAGAAAATTACTCGACAGTAGTCGTCTTCGAGGCTTTGGCTGGCAACCGGTGGTGGATTTTGAAAAAGGCCTCCAAGACACCTACCAATGGTATCTCGACAATACCTTAAGCAAGGAACCTGCCCATGAAAGTTAA
- a CDS encoding B12-binding domain-containing radical SAM protein: protein MDITMDVLFVNPDSSAKAYQGLAIVYSAIEPPTWSLLLAESCRSKGFGVGILDCDAERLSLEQSVQRIEDLRPRLVVFVVYGQNPNSGTTSMIGALAMAKSVKEKHPEIPICFVGSHTSALPMEVLDYNCVDIVLLNEGVYALHNLLKSNLGSDLQYIKGIGYKKQGQANSKIPTLNPPQGIVPQERMDHDLPGYAWDLLPYREKPLDLYRAHFWHAEFDHAKRTPFAAIYTSLGCNFGCNFCMINIVNRSDNGNEINAADSRGMRFWSPEWVSREMRKLADMGVRTLRISDEMFFLNKKYYTPILQQVIDQDFGFNMWTYSRVDTVRRDALDLFKRSGVNWLALGVEAGNQLVRQEVSKGSFHEVNIREVCKIINDSDIKIISNYIFGFPEDTLQTMQETLDLAMELNTEMANMYPCQALPGSPMYNIAKKNGWALPDSYEGYAFLSYESQPLPTKYVSSADVLRFRDEAWQTYFSNPAYLNLVEKKFGTLERKNIEDMVSIHLSRKILGN from the coding sequence ATGGATATAACCATGGATGTCTTGTTTGTTAATCCAGACTCTTCAGCTAAAGCCTATCAAGGCTTGGCAATAGTTTACTCAGCTATAGAGCCCCCGACATGGTCTTTGTTGTTAGCAGAGTCTTGCCGCTCAAAAGGTTTTGGGGTTGGTATTCTTGATTGCGATGCTGAAAGACTTTCTCTTGAGCAATCGGTGCAAAGAATCGAAGACTTACGACCACGTCTGGTTGTCTTTGTTGTGTATGGTCAAAACCCAAATTCTGGCACCACCAGCATGATTGGTGCTTTAGCGATGGCTAAGTCAGTTAAAGAAAAGCACCCTGAAATTCCAATATGTTTTGTTGGTTCTCATACCAGTGCATTACCCATGGAAGTGCTCGATTATAATTGTGTTGATATCGTACTGTTAAATGAAGGCGTTTATGCACTGCACAATCTTCTTAAGAGCAATCTTGGCAGCGATTTGCAATACATCAAGGGCATCGGTTATAAAAAGCAGGGGCAAGCAAACAGCAAAATCCCAACACTTAATCCACCACAGGGCATAGTACCGCAGGAACGGATGGATCATGACTTGCCTGGCTATGCCTGGGATCTACTGCCCTACCGGGAAAAGCCGTTAGACCTTTACCGCGCGCATTTCTGGCATGCCGAATTTGATCATGCAAAACGCACCCCATTTGCCGCCATATATACTTCTTTAGGCTGTAATTTCGGCTGTAATTTTTGCATGATCAACATCGTTAATCGCTCCGATAACGGCAATGAAATTAATGCCGCAGATTCACGAGGAATGCGTTTCTGGAGTCCTGAATGGGTAAGTCGTGAGATGCGAAAACTCGCTGATATGGGCGTACGTACCTTACGGATCAGCGACGAGATGTTCTTTTTAAATAAAAAATATTACACGCCGATTCTTCAACAGGTCATTGATCAGGACTTTGGTTTCAATATGTGGACCTACTCGCGGGTTGATACGGTTCGCAGAGACGCGCTTGATTTATTTAAACGCTCGGGAGTCAACTGGCTTGCGCTGGGGGTTGAAGCCGGCAATCAACTGGTTCGCCAAGAAGTGTCAAAAGGTTCCTTCCATGAAGTTAATATTCGCGAAGTTTGCAAAATAATTAACGACTCTGATATTAAAATTATCAGTAATTACATTTTTGGATTCCCGGAAGACACCTTGCAGACAATGCAAGAAACATTGGATCTCGCCATGGAACTCAACACCGAGATGGCAAATATGTATCCTTGCCAGGCATTGCCGGGCAGTCCGATGTATAACATTGCAAAGAAAAACGGGTGGGCATTACCGGACTCCTACGAAGGCTACGCCTTTTTATCCTACGAAAGCCAACCACTGCCTACAAAATACGTTAGCTCAGCTGATGTTTTAAGATTCCGTGACGAAGCTTGGCAAACGTACTTTAGCAACCCGGCTTACTTAAATTTGGTTGAGAAAAAATTTGGCACACTTGAAAGAAAAAATATAGAAGACATGGTCAGCATCCATCTTAGTCGCAAAATATTGGGTAATTGA
- a CDS encoding transposase, with protein sequence MSAGDLLMADRYCCTFAIIALLQAREIPVLFPLHARKKVDFSLGVYLGARDHLIDWTKPKRKPVWMSKQDYSDLPESITVREFAVNGRIYLTTLLNAKGFHKQELAMLYKQRWKIELDFRLIKTNMGMEILRCKKPDMLNKEIAIHLLAYNIIRGNLAQAASLHEKIPRQLSFRSAVQLVIQAAKQMVGLTGNQLISALRELLKAMASTAIGKQKRKSQPRAVKRRPKPFPLLMVPRNEACLSL encoded by the coding sequence TTGTCAGCTGGCGACTTGCTGATGGCAGACCGCTATTGCTGTACCTTCGCCATTATTGCGCTCTTGCAGGCTCGTGAAATTCCTGTGCTATTTCCACTACATGCCCGGAAAAAAGTAGATTTCAGCTTGGGTGTCTACCTGGGTGCAAGAGATCATTTGATTGACTGGACGAAACCCAAACGGAAACCGGTGTGGATGTCCAAGCAGGACTATAGCGACTTGCCGGAATCGATTACCGTCCGAGAGTTTGCGGTAAACGGCAGAATCTATTTGACCACCTTACTAAATGCAAAGGGCTTTCATAAGCAAGAGCTGGCTATGCTTTATAAGCAGCGCTGGAAAATTGAGCTGGATTTTCGTTTAATCAAAACCAATATGGGCATGGAAATATTACGGTGCAAAAAACCTGACATGTTAAACAAGGAGATAGCTATCCACTTATTGGCATACAACATCATTCGTGGCAATTTGGCACAGGCAGCCAGCCTGCATGAGAAGATACCCCGCCAACTGAGTTTCAGGTCAGCAGTGCAACTGGTCATTCAAGCCGCCAAGCAGATGGTAGGCTTGACAGGGAACCAACTCATAAGCGCCTTGCGTGAATTATTAAAAGCGATGGCATCAACGGCCATTGGAAAACAAAAACGTAAGAGCCAGCCAAGGGCAGTCAAACGCCGACCAAAACCCTTTCCTTTGCTGATGGTGCCAAGAAACGAGGCATGTTTAAGCCTCTGA
- a CDS encoding transketolase, producing MKVNPIDLREKAHWVWRETLAIHRRAPETRIASSLSCIEIFVALYYGGVLRFDPGQPLDEHRDRCIISKGHGSICMYPILADLSYFLLEELQRVCQTGGFLGGIPDPVIPGYETVNGSLGHGLGVGTGMALGLKRKGSDRSVFVVCGDGELHEGANWEAIMFATQHKLDNLHLIVDNNGISMLGYTDEIVSHNSLSARLSAFGWDCHEVDGHDIEAVQAALLQMKASNTGKPKALIARTLKGHGVPGLENAPLAHIMNPKPELIDSLLEQHP from the coding sequence ATGAAAGTTAACCCGATTGATCTGCGCGAAAAAGCCCATTGGGTATGGCGAGAAACATTGGCGATACATCGCAGGGCTCCAGAAACCCGTATAGCCTCATCGCTCTCTTGTATCGAGATTTTTGTCGCACTTTATTATGGGGGGGTTCTGCGTTTTGACCCTGGCCAGCCGTTAGACGAACACCGTGATCGGTGCATTATCAGTAAAGGGCATGGCTCAATCTGCATGTATCCCATTTTAGCTGACTTGAGCTATTTTCTACTTGAAGAATTGCAGCGCGTTTGTCAAACCGGCGGCTTTTTGGGTGGGATACCCGACCCGGTGATTCCTGGCTACGAAACCGTTAACGGCTCTTTGGGTCACGGCTTGGGCGTGGGCACAGGCATGGCCTTGGGATTAAAGCGCAAAGGCAGTGACCGCAGTGTGTTTGTTGTATGCGGTGATGGTGAATTACATGAGGGCGCCAACTGGGAAGCAATCATGTTTGCTACGCAACATAAGCTTGATAATTTGCACCTGATTGTCGATAACAACGGAATTAGCATGCTTGGGTACACCGACGAGATTGTGAGTCATAACTCGCTCTCCGCCCGCTTGTCAGCCTTTGGCTGGGATTGCCATGAAGTTGACGGGCATGATATAGAAGCTGTGCAAGCTGCTCTGCTGCAAATGAAAGCAAGCAATACAGGTAAACCTAAGGCACTGATAGCCAGAACCTTGAAAGGTCATGGTGTACCAGGGCTTGAAAATGCCCCGCTTGCGCACATTATGAATCCTAAACCTGAGCTGATTGACAGCCTGCTGGAGCAACACCCATGA
- a CDS encoding transposase family protein, translating to MTPYAQLPRHKPEEFLRTVGLSPEDFLHLHGKLVTYLDEQKVLNPLTRRGRKDSKMALEDRLLLTLYYLRHYPTLINLAAVFDISESYCHKIYTRTVRLLIKIEKLPNRKALLEDPAATVVIDVSEQPIERPVKNQKAYFSGKKTPHDQSPTRDLPIDDDYTLRSDR from the coding sequence ATGACTCCTTATGCCCAATTGCCAAGACACAAGCCTGAAGAATTTTTAAGGACTGTCGGCCTGTCACCAGAAGATTTTCTGCATCTTCACGGTAAGCTGGTGACTTACCTGGACGAACAAAAAGTCCTTAATCCACTGACTAGACGGGGACGAAAAGACTCCAAGATGGCTTTGGAAGACCGCTTGTTACTGACACTCTATTATCTTCGTCACTATCCGACGTTGATAAATCTGGCTGCGGTCTTCGACATCAGCGAATCGTATTGCCATAAAATCTATACTCGCACTGTAAGACTATTGATCAAAATCGAAAAACTGCCCAACCGCAAAGCACTGTTGGAAGATCCCGCAGCTACCGTGGTCATTGATGTTTCGGAGCAGCCTATCGAGCGCCCTGTTAAAAACCAGAAAGCGTACTTTTCAGGAAAAAAAACGCCACACGATCAAAGTCCAACTCGTGATCTGCCTATTGACGATGACTATACTCTCCGTAGTGATAGGTAA
- a CDS encoding circadian clock KaiB family protein, producing MPNISLIPKHTSEISTATHVFRLYVAGEAPNSILALHNLKALCLRLYRDDYRIDVVDVLLSPERAWAEGVIVTPMVLRISPEPVVKIIGNLNNTDQVLRALGLVINDND from the coding sequence ATGCCTAACATTTCACTTATACCAAAACATACTTCAGAAATCAGTACGGCGACTCATGTTTTCCGTCTTTATGTTGCAGGAGAAGCACCTAACTCAATTCTTGCCCTTCATAATCTCAAGGCGCTCTGTCTTAGGCTGTACCGTGATGATTACCGAATTGATGTCGTCGATGTCTTGCTGTCACCTGAACGAGCGTGGGCTGAGGGCGTTATAGTTACTCCCATGGTCTTGCGTATTTCTCCAGAGCCGGTAGTTAAAATCATTGGTAATCTAAACAATACTGATCAGGTACTGCGAGCTCTGGGTCTTGTGATCAACGACAATGACTAA